Within the Arachis duranensis cultivar V14167 chromosome 10, aradu.V14167.gnm2.J7QH, whole genome shotgun sequence genome, the region tatgaattttgagcAGCTATTGGTTGGGTTGGTGAGCTCATTTAGGTATGGTGGGAATGAGATAAATGCAAAGTTGGCACAAAGTGAAGCAGATATTCTTCATGAGGCcataaaactaaaagataagaataGTAACAAAGATGAAGAAGTTATAAGAATCCTTACAACAAGAAGCAAGATCCAACTTGTTGCAACTTTCAATCGCTATAGAGATGACCATGGAATTGCCATTACCAAGGTACATCTAATCATGGAAAACCTTTTTATATGCTTTGCTAtctctttctttatttcctACTGTTGGaacctaaaaaaattattttgtccattgtaaattttttttgcctCATAATATTTGTTATTTGCATGTTCATATGTGAAGAGAATAGGGTACCAACACTTTTGTTAGAATTTggatcttctaaattttgaatttttactttaaaaggTAAAGTATGATCTCTCATCTTTGAATGGTttctttcttatattttctcttgatcccacctatgaaataaatgatgagagatcacactttattctctaaagtgaaatttaaaatttagaggatccaaatcccttttattaaaatttagccagcacttaaccagcaaaaaaaaaagaataatctcacactattagatttagatataatctcacactattaaaaataccAATGATGACTAATTGATggttacaaatcacaaaatctgcttgCCCCTAGTACTCCTCCATAtgtgaaatttataattaagttgGGTTGACTGGCCATcaacaaacccttaaatgaaAATCTGATCCATGACAAATTAGTTCTTAACTTGTCGGACTGGAAGTTGCCGTGggaaacaagaaaaaatataagtgaaatttattattttgttttatttatactcaaattaattatcatgtTAGTGAAAATTAAATGTACTTTTGCATTTTTCATATAAGACATTTCTTTTAAATGAGGTAAGTTCATTaaaccattttttattttaaatttcttaataTGTGTTACAACAATGGTGAGatcattgaaaaagaaaatcaaatatattattttttatttccccttttcttcctttctataGAAATTGTCCGATGAAGCATCTGATGACTTTCACAAGGCAGTGCACGTAGCTATTCGCTGTATCCAAGATCATAAGAAGTACTATGAAAAGGTGAAAaaacttgttcttaatttttttaagtcacatattatttaacttttatatattatagagCATGTCAGCTTTTCAAAGTATTATGACCATAATTTTAAATtgcaattctaaattatttctttaaccaaatgcattttttttaagaaacttAAAGAGTTGTTTACTTTACATAACTTCCTCTCTTTATTActattttgacttttttttttttattttctcctctAGAAACATTTGTTtttagaagaatgaagaaacttttatgttcaatttttgaattatgtagGTTCTAAGAAATGCAATGAAAGGAGGTGGAACCAATGAGGATGCACTGACACGTGTGATTGTGACAAGGGCTGAGAAAGACTTAAATGACATAAAAGAGATTTATTATAAGAGAAACAGTGTTCACTTAGAGGATTCAGTGGCTAAAGAAACTTCAGGAGACTACAAGAAATTTCTCCTAACCTTGATGGGAAAGGAGGACTAATCCAACATATATAACATGTCATGGCTGAGTCAAATTTATGTTTGAATCTATGCAATCTTGAGTAATATATTTGTTGTGTTAGTGTTACTTGGTTTGGTGCTTGTACCCCTTATTAATAATGAAAGCTGTTGGATTAAACTATAATGGTTGCTTCCATTCCATAATAACTTTGATTGATCCTTAATTGTAGGTATTAGTTAGCTAGCTCAATAATACAATGTGGTTTTGCATGTGAATAAATTGTGGTAATGTTCTAACCAACTTGTGTTGGTCGAGTAATGagctcactcgtccgcttaagtAGTCTTATCACTTGTACATGCAACATCTCATTGACTAATGGCAGACTCTTAAATGAAGTTTCGATCTGCGACGGTCCTTTGATCTGTTAGATTGGGAACACCGTagagaattaaagaaaaaaattgttgtaATGTTTTTTATGGGAGTTATGTCTATCATTAAAATTCAGTGATTCTACAttatataaatttctttttactattatatttctAGACAAAtggccaaaaattttaaaaaagagagTCTAAAAAATCAAACTTTGCCTATTTTGCGTATTCACTTTTTAGATAAGTATTCATATATTCCtaaatgattaaattaaatgtacaaattatttatcacttataaaaaataataatatttcttttgttacttTTGTTGAAATAATACTATATTTTAAAACTGTCTTTTTCATGTTGTaaagttatttttatcaatattttaatttttatcaacgTTAGCCTCTCCGTTTCTACATCTATATCTCTCTTGAATCCATCGTCTGGTTGCGTTTGGAATTTGGATTCTAtctataaaacaaaaaatgaggAGACAGAAGAAATACAAATAGATATTTTTTCAGTCCAACTcttagaaaatatataaaagacaCAGAACATGGATTAACATTTTCAGTCACAACATGCATTAACATGGATTTTACAAGCACCAAGAAGAGAATCGATTATATCAATTCCCTTTCAATACACTGTCTAAAGCTTTATAAAGATGGGAAGCCACATTCTCACCAGCAGTAGTAATAACAACACTGCTGGTTCCAATTTCAATCACAGCTTTGTAAGGATCTGCTGTGTGAATCAGACACTGTATTTGTGATTCGGAGTTCATTTTCTGATGTTCCACTGATGCATTGATGccaaaatttgaaaatgttgCTAGAAGCTTTTCCAATTCTGGTTTACGAAAACTTACCGAATTTGTTCTTCCATTGGAATTCTTTTCAGTATTATCCAACAGCAGGTGATATCTGGCATTTTCAATGATGAGTTCCCCATTTAGTCTTGCTAGATTGATTTCCTGCTCTTTGAATGCATTCCAATAAAAGTTGGAAGCCGGAGTAGCCGGAATTTTTAACTCAAAACCGTCCTTACACGATACTTTTGAAGTTTTGCCCTCGGCGTAATACAGCACAGAGCGAAATTTTTCGCTTGGAAAACTTATATGCGGCCTGAACTCCTCAGGGAACTAGAGGATAAGCAAGGAGCAAAATAGAAAGCAAGATCATCAgcttaaaa harbors:
- the LOC107471821 gene encoding annexin-like protein RJ4, yielding MATLIAPTNHSPLEDAEAIRKAVKGWGTDEKVIITILGHRDAIQRQKIREAYYELFQEDLIKRLESELSGDFERAMYRWIVEPSERYALLANIALRHADRNYDVIVEIACALSPEELFIVRRAYHNRYNHSLEEDVAANTSGHLRQLLVGLVSSFRYGGNEINAKLAQSEADILHEAIKLKDKNSNKDEEVIRILTTRSKIQLVATFNRYRDDHGIAITKKLSDEASDDFHKAVHVAIRCIQDHKKYYEKVLRNAMKGGGTNEDALTRVIVTRAEKDLNDIKEIYYKRNSVHLEDSVAKETSGDYKKFLLTLMGKED